CAACGGAGATATCTCTGAAATCCAGCTTTTCCCCACTGCCCTGAGGGATGGTCAATGAACTCAGGTAGAGGAGCCAAGGCTGGAATCATTTCTACACATATTTGGGGTTTTAATAAAGAAGATATAAAGGAagagttacagaaaataatttcaaaaaagcTGACAAGCTGTTGTGTTACAGGTGCAGGTAGGAGAATGGAGCaggttgctgctgttctgcagcgCCAGGCAGGGAGAGGTGATGCTGCCATGACTAGAGCCACCCCTTCTTGGGGACAGATATCCCTGTTCAAGCCACGTCTCCAGGGCCTGCTCACAGTGATGTCCCCAGGATGCTGACACCAATGTCATCACAGCTCATGTCCTCGGGGGGCTGTGCCAGGACATCCCCGGTGTGGGGAGAGTGGAACACCTCCGGCACAGCCATAGCATCGTCGTAGCCATGCGAGGgtctgtgctggggctgggcaagGGGGTCTGCGAAAGGCACGGAGGGGCCAGTGGTGAGGACACAGCCAGGAGGGGCTGCGTGCCCTCGCCTCCCCATCAGCGCTGTTTGGCTGTGTCCCCCTCAGATGGCTGCCCGGTGCCTTTCTATAATCACAGTGCATGTCTGTGCCTGTGCCCCTACCTGAGGACACCTGGAGGTCATTCTCCTCAGTGCCATCCCTGGGGTGATCTGCCATCTTTGTTTATGAGCCTTGGGACAGGGAGCCTGGAGGGGAAGAAGGGTGTTGTGGACATGATAGGGGATGGGGAGAGCCTCAGGCCACAGAGACCATCATGCTCCCACCTGTGTGGCTGGGCACCTCCTGGTACTTGGGCATCAGGCTGTAGTCAAGCTCCTCATACACAACCTCGGAAGTGGCGTCCTTGCTGGGGCCTGCAAGGCAGCACGCATGGCACTGGTGACCACGATGTCCCCAAGGCGCTGCCCTGTGGTGGGGGACCCCAGAGTGGTGCCCACCTTGGCACTGGGCCCGTGCGCGGTGTGCCTGCACAGCCAGGGCGGCCAgggccaggcacagcagcatccccaggatCACGCACAACACTGTGAGGGCTGAAATGCTCCTTGATGCTTCTGTCAGTGGGACAGCGCTGTGGgtgagagctgtggggcagcgaTGGGAAGCGTGAGGCCCCGTGGGGATCCCATTGCAGCAGTTAGAGGACAGGGAGCATGGACAGAACCATTTGTTGAGGTGATTCTGTCCTTGTGGCTGCTACCGGGGGTTGGGCTGGTGGCCTCACTCCTGTCCCTGGTGTCCTCTTCACATGCGATGTAGGCGATCCAGGTGGGGTCAcattcctgcagctgccagggaGCTGAGCGGCAGCGCCAGAGCGAGGGGGCCCCCTCCTCACATCTCACCCAGCTCAGCCAGGCAGGATCTGAGCCCTGTGCAGGGACAGCCACCAGACTCCCCCCTGTGCCGCATCCCAGCTGGTGGCAGACGGCAGCGGCCGTGGCGAGGCTGGTGCCATTTGCACAAACACAACTCCACATTCCCTCATGCAGCACCTCCAGGTGCCCTTGGCATCTGCTGCCTTCCCCCGTCAGCCGCAGGTCCAGCAGCCCTGCAACAAGGTCAGGGGATCACTGCAGCCTGAGGGTGGTGGGGCTGCTCCCACCCAGAGGGATGGTGGCACTCACCTGAGCACACGGCACCCGCACCACCACCATGCTGGCAGCCAcgctgcactggggctgggcAGTGCCAGAGAGCATCTTCCACCCCAGAGCAGTCCCCGGCACCCGACCACAGTGTCCCACTGCCAGGCCCAAAGCGCTCAGAGCTAGGAGCCTCCAGAGCCCATCCACAGCCCAGCTGGCGGCAGACGACGGTGGCATCCTGCAGGGTCCAGGTGTCCTGGCAGATGGTGCCCCAGGTGCCCTCGCTGTACACCTCCACCCTGCCGGTGCAGCGCCCAGGGCCTCCTGCTAGCCTCAGCTGCCGGCTGCCTGCATGGGAGGGTCAGGCTGGTTCTGGGGATGGCAGTGTGATGCCCATGGCCTTTCCCAGTGCACTCACCTGAGCAGGCAATGGTCAACTCCTCATGGCTGTGGCTGGGCTCTGTGGCCAACCCTGAGGTGTTACACTGTGCCAGGAGCTCCTCGGTGCCATcgcactgcagctcctgcagctccatggggcCCGAGCCGCTGTCTGGCACAGCATAGATTTTCTCAGGCACACCGCAGTCCTGCTGTCGGCACACCACGGTGGCAGTGCCATTGTCCCACAGCCGCACAGACACACGGTCCCAGACACCTGGGTGCGTGGCCACCTCCAGCCATCCGTCGCACCAGCTCTCCCCACCGTGGAGTCGCAGGGGCTCAGTGACACCTGCAACAGCCATGTTGTGCCGTGAGAATGGGCAGTGCTCCCCACCTGCTGGGGCTCCCCGCAGTCCCCACACCCACCTGAGCAGTTGATGGCAGCGGTGTGCCCGAGGGGGCAGGTGGGCTGCCCTAACACCTCCACGGGGCACTCGCCTGGGTGCCGCTCGCTCCCGCTGCAGCTGAGGGCATCATGCAGcagtgtccctgtccccatcccaaaaTGGCCTGGTGCGGACAGGGAGACAGCGGAGCCACAGCCCAGGTGACGGCAGAGGACATGGGCATCGGGCAGGTCCCAGGCAGTGGCACACAGCGGCTTCCACACCCCTCGAGCCTCGACTTCCACCCGGTCAGCACAGCGTGAGTCTCCATCCGCCAGCCGGAATCCGGTGTAGGCTGCAGCATAGAGAGTGTGCTGGGGTTTGGAGGAGCGAGGGACCCCTGGGCAACCCATACTTCATGGGGCTGATGCAGCCCCACAGCGCCAGTGCTTACGTGTGCAGATGATGGCAGCTGGTTGGGTACAGTTCTGCATGTGGGGAGGCCGCCGTGTGCAAGCAGATAGCAGGAGCTGAGTTCCATTGCACTCAAAGGCACCATCCCAGAATGGCCCCGCTGCTACTCCAAAATGCCCGGCCTCAGGAAGGGCCAGTGTTGTAccgcagcccagctccctgcagacgACCTGGGCGGCCATGAGGTCCACATGGCTGTGGCAGACGCTGACCCAGGCCCGGCCCTGCCTCACCTCCAGCCGCCCCGAGCAGGCACTGTCCCCTCCGGCCAGCCGGGAGAACCCTGCCGGGAGAGGTGGGCTGCTGAGATGGGGGAAACAGGTGATGGGAACCCTGTAGTGCTGCATGCCCCCAGCTCTCACCTTGGCAGACCACAGTGGCGTTATAGTGATGAGGGACATTGTATGGACCCCAGGCCTTAATGTTGCAGTCCCAGATGGCCTTCTCGTTCCCTTTGCATTTGATATCGGCCAACATTACGGGACTCCTGACATGTGAAACTCTCCTGGTTAATGTGGTGTGAGCAGCTGatccacagcccagctgctggcacaccACCTCAGCATCATTCATGTTCCAGGCACTGTCATATACCGTGCCCCAGAGGTTCCGCAGCTTCACCTCCACTCTCCCCTCGCAGGGTCCCCTGCCGtccaccagctgcagcttcaGTGCCTCTGCATCAGGTACCAGCGTTAGCCCTGACCAGGGGTCCTGGCATGGTCCCAGACACCCCAGCTCACCTGTGCAGATCACTCCCACATCCCACTCGTGGCCACAGAAGTGCTTGCCCCAGCCATAGTGAGTGCAGTCCTGCAGGGTGGCCTCAGTGCCATCACAGAAGGTAGGATGCAACCAGATGCGTCCCTGGCCCTGCCCGAATGGGGCATATGGGGACTTATGGGCCACCttgccacagcccagctgctggcacaccACACCAGCCTCACGTGCATCCCACTTGTATTCATAGCTGCAGACGGAGCCCCATTCGCCTTTGTGCTTCACCTCCTCCCGACCGGCACAGCGCCCACCGCCATCCACCAGCCGCAGCACCTCGCTGCCTGTGCGCACCAGGGGAGGTGGCTGAGCCTGGGGCTGACTGTCCCGTGGCTGCAaccctgcccctctgcttcccctgtCCCACGGCCACCCCTTTTCCCCACAACTCAcccatgcagagctgcatgcagaggagcagccccatCACTCTTGCAGGCACCATCATGCCCCACAGGCCCAGCCCGCAGCCcgggatggggagggggagataTAGGCAGCCCCTGGTGGCAGGAGCCAATGGGCACGGCGATGTACGGGGGGAGCCGTTATCATCAGGGTtatctgctgcctgcaggggcCCAGCCTCCAATAACCTGCTTCATGCCCAAATATGAGTCTGTCTCCACTTCTGTCGTCACACAGCCCTAGGAAGGGGTCTTGGTGCCTGCGTATCCCCAGGGGTTGCCAGCCTGCATGTGCACTGTGTGTGCCTGCgttggggctggggctggggctgtgcccattTCGAGTGGTTCCCCACAGGGACAGGAGTGATCCCAAACAGGGCCTCCCTCTGTTTTCAAGTGCCCAGCCCATTCTGGTGGGGTCCTGCCGCTGCCTTTGAGGTTTCccaggcagcagtggggtgaataAGGTCCCCATGCTGGTGTGGACATGCACAAGAGTGCCATGCCAGGCCCCTCACATGAGCCTGTGGgacacagcactgcctgcatcTGGACATATGCAGACCCCGTGCTTGCCCTGCAGCAAAAGCAGGAGAGGATGATTTCTCCTTTGCAGGGACCCATTTTGAGCAACAATCTCACACAGCTGCCGTGACACCTGCACAGATGTGATACGTTGCATAAAGTGATGCTCTCACTCAAGCCTGCAGTATGTGGTGAGGGTTTCTGCTTCACTGCTTTGGTAttgctgctccaggagcagaCACAGGGACAGATGCAGATTGCAGCAGTCCTAGGGGTGTCCGGCTGCTGAGGGGACAGCACAGAAACCCAACTTCACAGGGAACGCACAGGGC
This Numida meleagris isolate 19003 breed g44 Domestic line unplaced genomic scaffold, NumMel1.0 unplaced_Scaffold351, whole genome shotgun sequence DNA region includes the following protein-coding sequences:
- the LOC110391336 gene encoding deleted in malignant brain tumors 1 protein-like yields the protein MMVPARVMGLLLCMQLCMGSEVLRLVDGGGRCAGREEVKHKGEWGSVCSYEYKWDAREAGVVCQQLGCGKVAHKSPYAPFGQGQGRIWLHPTFCDGTEATLQDCTHYGWGKHFCGHEWDVGVICTEALKLQLVDGRGPCEGRVEVKLRNLWGTVYDSAWNMNDAEVVCQQLGCGSAAHTTLTRRVSHVRSPVMLADIKCKGNEKAIWDCNIKAWGPYNVPHHYNATVVCQGFSRLAGGDSACSGRLEVRQGRAWVSVCHSHVDLMAAQVVCRELGCGTTLALPEAGHFGVAAGPFWDGAFECNGTQLLLSACTRRPPHMQNCTQPAAIICTPYTGFRLADGDSRCADRVEVEARGVWKPLCATAWDLPDAHVLCRHLGCGSAVSLSAPGHFGMGTGTLLHDALSCSGSERHPGECPVEVLGQPTCPLGHTAAINCSGGCGDCGEPQQVGSTAHSHGTTWLLQVSLSPCDSTVGRAGATDGWRWPRTQVSGTVCLCGCGTMALPPWCADSRTAVCLRKSMLCQTAARAPWSCRSCSAMAPRSSWHSVTPQGWPQSPATAMRS